TTACTTTTGTAAAAAACGGAGACTTAGGAGAAGCCAATCGCCTTGACGTTCAAGTTTCGGCACGATTAGGATTCAAGCAACTGAACAATCAATTATTACGAAAAATAGAAGTCCGTTATAAAGACCAAATGGTGCGCAGTTACGAGCTGCAATATACCGAAGGTGCCTTTAAGAAAACATTACTTAAATCGGTTTCAGAGTATGATTCCGAATCTAAATTGTTTTATACCAATACGCTAGATTATTTCGATGATGTTCGTGATGCCTCGGGTAAATACAATCCGTTTGGCCCAGAGCAACGATGGAATGTGCCTAGTGATAATATTAAACAAGGTTTTTCTGGAATTAAGGATTTTGAAAGTAATCATACATTAGCGGGAAGTACTAATGCAACAAGTTCAGGAGTTAGCTATCGTGTGGGAGTTGGTTTTGGAATAGGGAGTTACAAAAATAATACAATTGGTGCCCACGGGGGTAATAGTTGGGGGAACTCTGAAACTTCAATCTCATTAATAGACCTAGATGGGGATTCTTATCCTGATAAAGTTTTTAAAATAGGTAATGCTATTTATTATCGAAAAAACTTGCATGCAACGCTACCTAATACATTTGGAGAGGCGAAAAAAATAGAAGGAATTGATAATTTAGGAATCAATAAAAGTAAAACTTTTAGTTGGGGGGTTGATGCTATAGTAGGATTTTCAAAGGCAACAGCAAATATTGGTTACGATGAACAACGTACAACTACTTGGACAGTCAGTTATTTTATGGATTTTAACAATGATGGTCTACCCGATTTTGTAAAAGACGGTAAAGTGTATTACAACCGTATTGTAGCTGGTGTTCCTACCTTTTTAGTCTCTAGTTTACAAACTCCAGCCCCAGTTTTAGGAGGAGGTTCCATAATTTTAGAAAAGCCAGATACGACTGCTGAACTTGCAGAATTGCTAGAAAAAAATCCATTGCATGATGTAGTAAGAATGTGGCAAGCTCCCGTAAAAGGGACAATTTTGGTAACACAGAATTATCAGTTGATAGAAGATACATCAAACGAAAGAAAAGAATATGTAACACGTAACGGTGTAGATAAGGCAGATGGAGTGCATTTGTATTTTCAAAAAAATAATACTTTATTATGGGAAGATAAAATTACGTCGACAGATTATAACGTAAAATATAAGCCAACTCAGACTTTACAGGTTGAAAAAGGGGAACGTCTGTATTTTAGAGTAAGCGCTGTTAAAGATGGTAATTTTGATCAAATAAGTTGGGATCCTTCTATCGAATATTCTGTAGTAGAAACTAAAAAAGGAAATTCTAATCTATTGGTACCAATTACAAGTGATGCAAAAGAAGCAAATGGTATTTCTTTGAAAAGTTTTCAGGCATCTATCGATTTTTTTGCTAGTCAGGCGAATCCAATCATAGTTCCTAAAGCGGGTTTAATTGCATTTTCTGGTAATTTTAAAAAGGCTGTTACTTCGGATCATGTTATTTTAAAAATTACTCAAAATGTAATTGGAGCTACAATTGCAGAAACGGTTCTTTATGAAAAACGGTTTTTAGCTTCAGAGACTGTAGACTTTGATTTAAGTGCTTTAAGTTTTCCTATTACAGAAGAAAATGCTTTTATAACCATTAATTTAGTGTCCCCAACTAATATAGATGTTAAATCACTCTATTTTGATGGAACAATGATTTTACCTGCTGAAGCTAATATTCCTGCAGCAGATAACATGAGGAAAATTGATATTGGACATCGTTTTTATTCTAAAATAGATGGAAATTATATAATTAGTGGTATTGTACCTACTATTGGTGGTAAATTAAAATTATTTACTAAGCCCGAGAATTTTGTTTTGGGAATCCCATTAGCAGACAAAAGAAAATATAACGGAAATGTTCTTATAACTGCGAAACAAAATGGGAAACTCGTTGGTAGAGTTAATTATAAAATGGAACAGAGTATTTTATCTTTAGATAATTCACCTTTTGATTCTTCTTATAATTATCCTGATGTAGAAAAAGATATTCCGATAGATTTAGAGATTTATGTTAGTAATCCTATTCTTAATGAGATTATAAAGGCGTACCCAAAGAATAATAATTTCATTATAAATTATGAGGTTACAGACGAGGTGACAAATCCAAATCAACCGATATCTTGGGAGATGACTACGGACGAATTTAGTGTCTATTCTGATTTGAATGACAGTGCAAAAGAGGTTTCGCTTCAATATAAAAACTGGGGACGCTTTATTATTAATGGTAATCTTGCAAGTAGTTTGATCGATCAAACCAAGTTACAGTTTAATAACAATAGTGGAGCTACAGATAGTAATTTTCCAGACTTTGACTCTTTAGACCCTGATGCAATGCCAGAGGGTTTTGATACCAGCAAGGAATATTTTATTCCTATGAGTGCTGTTTACTCTGACGGTATTTTATATGGAGGAGAAAAAGCCAGTTTTATTCAAAAAGAATTGATGGGTACAAGTCGTTTAGGAGAAGATGATTTTGCAGATTATATTGATTTTACTTCTTCAGGAACTAGTTTTGATTTTGGAGAAACAGAAGCTTTTAATATGATCTCTAAAAGTAAAAGCAGAAGTATTGGAGGCGGAGCTGGAGTAGATGTAGGTACAAACTTAGGTGGTGGGCTTACACGCTCAAAAGGAGATTCTTATGTTCTGCAAACCATGAGTGATTTTAATGGTGATGGTTTTCCGGATTATATTCGCGATACCGAGATACAATTTACCACACCATTAGGAAGTAAAAGTTCTCATAAAGCTACAATTGGTGATTTTAGCCAATCTAAAATAACGAGTACTGGTGGTAGTCTGACTGCTAGCTATAGCCACGGGGGGGCTCAAAGTTCTTTACAAATGTCGATTAATAAAGGTAAGGTTAAGTTTTATGCAGGGACTCATGCTAGTATTGGAGAAGCAATAAAAGTTGGAGGTACTGTTAGTTTAGGTGGTAATATTGCAAAGACAAAAGACAGTTCAGAACAAGTTTATACGGATATAAACGGCGATGGTCTAGCCGATAAAATTGAAACAAACGGTACAATATCCTTAAATACTGGATATGGATTTTTACCAGCAGAGCCTTTCCCTAATATGAACATGATCAATGCAGGGGCTTCTTTAGATATAGGGGCTAGTGGAGGTTATAGTGTGCTTAATGGATCTTTCTCTGGAGGATTAAATTTTTCTAAATCAATAGCAGATAACAGTAATTCATTCTTAGATATCAATGGAGATGGCTTAGCCGACAAGATTACGTATAGAGATTCAGATTTGCAAATTGAGCTTAATATGGGGAACTATTTTGCTTCTCCAATTACTTACCCTCGTTATGAGGCTATGACACGTAATACTTCTGTAAGTTATGGGGGGAATGTTGGAATTTCTTATGAATTTCCTGTGTTTTGGGGATTAAAAGTTGCAACTTCTATCGGAGGAAATGTCGGAGCGTCTACAACACGTTCAGAATCTAGTTTTTCAGACATTGACGGAGACGGTAATTTAGATTATATACTATCTACAAACGAAGACAATCTAACCGTTCGCCTTTCTAACATAAAAAGAACCAACAAACTTAAAGGCGTTACAAACGGAGCAGGAAACAGTTATGTGGTCGATTATGAGTTAGTAAAACCTACTTATGAAAATCCTTCTGCCAAATGGGTTTTACAATCGGTTGATGTATTTGACGGACATATTGGCGACGGAATAGATCATTCTATTGCGAAATTCAGATACGAAGATGGATTTTATGACCGCCGTGAAAGAGAATTTTATGGTTTCGGAAAAATAATTCAGGAACAAATTGACGCAACCGATAATTCTGTTTTCATGACTTCGGTACAGGAGTTTTATAATCAGGATTATTTCCGTAAAAATTTATTGAAACGCAGTTACGCACTAGATAAAAATGGTAAAATACGTCAGGAATCTGAAAACAAATACAGTTTTACAGATGTAGCAACGCAGGCAAGTGTTCCAGTATCGCAACTGAATTTACCTACATGGGATGCTAAACGTATTTTTGTTGGACTCGTTCAAGCCAACCAAAAAATGTATGAAGGAGGAAGTGATTATTTAGAGACTAATACTTTTAATACGTATGATGCCAACGGTAATATTACGCAATATGAGAATTTAGGTAATGGGACTGCAGCCGATAAAATAACTGCAAAAATAAGTTATTACGAGAGTTCAACTCCTTATTACGGAGGAATTCATAAACAGTTAGAAGTTTTTACAACCGAAGGATTGCGTCGTAAAAGAACCACGACTATTAATACTACAACGGCCGAAGTAACGCAGATTAAAAACTATGTAGCTGCAGATAAAATTGCGGTTACCGATCTTGCGTATGATACATATGGAAACTTACAGAAACTTACGGGACCAGCCAATGATAAAGCGCAACGCATGACAATGGAGTATGTTTTTGATGCCGAAAATCATCAATTCATGACCGAAATAAAAGATGCGTTTGGTTATCAGAGCAAAATGGAATTTGATTATCGTTTTGGAACTCCATTAAAAACCACTGATAGAAATGGGCAAAGTATAGAATATACTATTGATGCTGTTGGTCGTCCTGTAACAATAAGAGCACCGCATGAGATCGCATCAGGCAAACCCTATACGATCGCTTACGAATATTTTCCAGAAGCGAAAGTTCCGTATGCGAAAACTAGAAATTACGATCCAGAATTGGACAAAGACATTGAAACCTTTACCTATACCGATGGATTAGGACGTGCTTTGCAGGTTAAAAAAACCGCCAGCTTATTTACGCAAGCAGGAAGCCCAGACCAAGAAGCGCAGATTATTTCGGGGAAAGTAATTTATGATGGATTAGGTAGACCAACGACTAGTTATTATCCGACGACAACCACTACAGTCGATAATAATTTTAGCACAGCATTAGCAACAGTTACTCCAACTAAAACTGAATATGATGAAGTAGGACGTGCTATAAAAGTAACTTTGCCTGATGGAAGTACCAATTCGACTACTTTCAAAATAGATAATTTTGAAGGAGTCCCAACAATGTTGACTACGCAAACAGATGCTTTAAATAAAACCGTTCAATCGCAAACGGATGTAAGGGGCAAGAATCTGGCGAGTATCCAGAATGATTTGGTAACTAAATTTGAAATTAATGCCTTGGGCGAAACCATTAAGGTTACCGATGCTATGGACCATATAACCAAAAGCAGTTATGACTGGCTAGGCAGACGTATTGAATTTACTCATCCTGATGCAGGAACATCCACAATGGAATACGATATGGCAGGAAACCTTATCAAGCGTATTACCCAAGATATTAAAAACACCGTTCCTAATGAGGGGGCAATCGAATACGTTTACAATTTCAACCGTTTAGAGAGCATTAAATACCCTAAAAATCCGCAAAACAATGTGCAATACAATTACGGTAAAGCCGATGGAACCGCATCGCGCCGTGGTAGAGTATGGTTTGTACAAGATGCGAGTGGAGGACAAGAGTTTTTCTACGGAAAACTTGGCGAGATCGAAAAAGAAATTCGTACGCTTCGTATAACTCCAACAGATGTACAAACGTATATTTCGCAATACGAATACGATACTTGGAACCGTATTCAGAAAATGACGTATCCAGATGGAGAAGTGCTTGATTATACCTATAACCGAGCAGGAAATCTGCAAAGTATACAAGGTAAAAAAGAGACGCATACCTACGATTATATCAAGCAATTGAGCTATGATGAATTTGAGCAACGCAAATATTTGAAATACGGAAACAATACCGAAACCAATTATTCTTATGATGCTGTCATGCGAAGATTGCAGCAATTGCAAGTAAAAAGCGGCGCAAGGCAAGTTATGGACAATAGCTATAGTTATGATTTGGTAGGAAACGTTTTGGGCAT
The nucleotide sequence above comes from Flavobacterium branchiarum. Encoded proteins:
- a CDS encoding SpvB/TcaC N-terminal domain-containing protein, coding for MKNKIIVLVFLLGSFLFAANFGPYKIVAFFTKNTSEEKALTVATIDSMAILKNETKSTKSFSADIAQGIIGITNADDIDDAYDNVFHLKVDALPSNEENAYLEYELYGYDQAASISRSLNNQPSIGGQFLSHNKNWTKQSELLSEKALRAGDNVLLFTAPEGISNSYKVKNVRIVYKTAIASSHFTLLQSEDKRYIKGTNFPSQIKRMNIGGIEIDVNQPEFELVFDAKETGNSILVTKETTSGVLINEKIEAKQFLKVNSFRALENAKERTFKTIQFETENKLAYKKFQAVFPIGALKKNVSVSVSGLRKIDIAPLNSAMVNVTGTNAGFRLLPHGTIFEKAVTLSVPYDKKIIPEGYTEKDIDVFYFDENKRLWQKVTRDSLEIKQGIIKAKTTHFTDFIAGIIKMPESPETSSYTPTSIKDLKAASPLIGIQSIAPPTANGRGTASTGFGIAIPNGRGGMQPSFNLQYDSDGGHSWAGTGWDVSAPAVSIETRWGAPRYDTNLETETYSIAGEALIPNSHRAEWVGRTTDKQFYPRREGAFQQIIRKGNSPKNYYWVVKDKSGVASYYGGTASGLATSGILQDASGNIGHWALCLQVDLKGNTVEYEYDKKDGELYLKKVYYTGFGTQKGNYNITFVKNGDLGEANRLDVQVSARLGFKQLNNQLLRKIEVRYKDQMVRSYELQYTEGAFKKTLLKSVSEYDSESKLFYTNTLDYFDDVRDASGKYNPFGPEQRWNVPSDNIKQGFSGIKDFESNHTLAGSTNATSSGVSYRVGVGFGIGSYKNNTIGAHGGNSWGNSETSISLIDLDGDSYPDKVFKIGNAIYYRKNLHATLPNTFGEAKKIEGIDNLGINKSKTFSWGVDAIVGFSKATANIGYDEQRTTTWTVSYFMDFNNDGLPDFVKDGKVYYNRIVAGVPTFLVSSLQTPAPVLGGGSIILEKPDTTAELAELLEKNPLHDVVRMWQAPVKGTILVTQNYQLIEDTSNERKEYVTRNGVDKADGVHLYFQKNNTLLWEDKITSTDYNVKYKPTQTLQVEKGERLYFRVSAVKDGNFDQISWDPSIEYSVVETKKGNSNLLVPITSDAKEANGISLKSFQASIDFFASQANPIIVPKAGLIAFSGNFKKAVTSDHVILKITQNVIGATIAETVLYEKRFLASETVDFDLSALSFPITEENAFITINLVSPTNIDVKSLYFDGTMILPAEANIPAADNMRKIDIGHRFYSKIDGNYIISGIVPTIGGKLKLFTKPENFVLGIPLADKRKYNGNVLITAKQNGKLVGRVNYKMEQSILSLDNSPFDSSYNYPDVEKDIPIDLEIYVSNPILNEIIKAYPKNNNFIINYEVTDEVTNPNQPISWEMTTDEFSVYSDLNDSAKEVSLQYKNWGRFIINGNLASSLIDQTKLQFNNNSGATDSNFPDFDSLDPDAMPEGFDTSKEYFIPMSAVYSDGILYGGEKASFIQKELMGTSRLGEDDFADYIDFTSSGTSFDFGETEAFNMISKSKSRSIGGGAGVDVGTNLGGGLTRSKGDSYVLQTMSDFNGDGFPDYIRDTEIQFTTPLGSKSSHKATIGDFSQSKITSTGGSLTASYSHGGAQSSLQMSINKGKVKFYAGTHASIGEAIKVGGTVSLGGNIAKTKDSSEQVYTDINGDGLADKIETNGTISLNTGYGFLPAEPFPNMNMINAGASLDIGASGGYSVLNGSFSGGLNFSKSIADNSNSFLDINGDGLADKITYRDSDLQIELNMGNYFASPITYPRYEAMTRNTSVSYGGNVGISYEFPVFWGLKVATSIGGNVGASTTRSESSFSDIDGDGNLDYILSTNEDNLTVRLSNIKRTNKLKGVTNGAGNSYVVDYELVKPTYENPSAKWVLQSVDVFDGHIGDGIDHSIAKFRYEDGFYDRREREFYGFGKIIQEQIDATDNSVFMTSVQEFYNQDYFRKNLLKRSYALDKNGKIRQESENKYSFTDVATQASVPVSQLNLPTWDAKRIFVGLVQANQKMYEGGSDYLETNTFNTYDANGNITQYENLGNGTAADKITAKISYYESSTPYYGGIHKQLEVFTTEGLRRKRTTTINTTTAEVTQIKNYVAADKIAVTDLAYDTYGNLQKLTGPANDKAQRMTMEYVFDAENHQFMTEIKDAFGYQSKMEFDYRFGTPLKTTDRNGQSIEYTIDAVGRPVTIRAPHEIASGKPYTIAYEYFPEAKVPYAKTRNYDPELDKDIETFTYTDGLGRALQVKKTASLFTQAGSPDQEAQIISGKVIYDGLGRPTTSYYPTTTTTVDNNFSTALATVTPTKTEYDEVGRAIKVTLPDGSTNSTTFKIDNFEGVPTMLTTQTDALNKTVQSQTDVRGKNLASIQNDLVTKFEINALGETIKVTDAMDHITKSSYDWLGRRIEFTHPDAGTSTMEYDMAGNLIKRITQDIKNTVPNEGAIEYVYNFNRLESIKYPKNPQNNVQYNYGKADGTASRRGRVWFVQDASGGQEFFYGKLGEIEKEIRTLRITPTDVQTYISQYEYDTWNRIQKMTYPDGEVLDYTYNRAGNLQSIQGKKETHTYDYIKQLSYDEFEQRKYLKYGNNTETNYSYDAVMRRLQQLQVKSGARQVMDNSYSYDLVGNVLGIKNTAPIVNNTLGGTSNHEYQYDDFYRLKSAKGTYQGEFTKANYELNMSYNKMHNITKKDLLHTVNNEQKGYVLDYDYGNEMHPNAPNKIVEAGKVIPREYTYDGNGNPTGYTEDKNFRKMTWDEENRLSGINDNGRIHQYTYDAGGERVIKSSGDSQNVAINGQTAATIVHSDDYTGYVSPYFVINKGKFTKHYFEGAGRIVSKLGNGTFAQPLGITAGGVNYTKLTAEQQKAMDAYVKGLGVPPGPPTQQGIYATPEFTGDPYPSEVLKPVEENQEPPEGWPRNPIFNAPGDVPGPPVQYGPPIEPEKVKAGEGFTGIGLPENDIFYFHPDHLGSTSYITTRNGSISQFVAYIAYGEVLFEEHSSSFSSPNLFNGKELDRETNMTYFGARYLDMKTSLWLNVDPLADHPNQIDKSSYSAFWGNPITYTDPDGRCPKCEDEIYLELANHAYDAKRGDISPNGWQAIRIDENKKTGYKGVLYRGFNETNEKQYIYATQGTNPGSGDDWENNIQQAVSGNSQQYAQSVGIARELESNYKGISFTGHSLGGGLASANALAIEGKAVTFNAAGLSKATKSNNNLLGNVAKITAYVVQGEIVSHLQGKIGLKAEGRIIVLPASYIIQVPYITADDKIRTMQRISNHLMGPVKDKFKENKR